The following proteins come from a genomic window of Citrobacter europaeus:
- a CDS encoding DUF986 family protein yields MTITDLVLVLFIFSLLAYAIYDQFIMPRRNGPTLLTVALLPRSRVDSVIFLGLVAILIYNNVTSHGAQFTTWLLCALVLMGLYLFWIRTPKIIFKQKGFFFANVWIEYNRIKEMNLSEDGVLVMQLEHRRLLIRVRNIDDLERIYKLLISNQ; encoded by the coding sequence ATGACTATCACGGACCTGGTGCTGGTTCTATTTATCTTTTCGCTGCTGGCGTATGCCATTTACGATCAGTTCATCATGCCCCGCCGTAATGGCCCCACTCTGCTGACTGTCGCCCTGCTTCCCCGTAGCAGAGTCGACAGCGTTATCTTCCTTGGCTTGGTAGCTATTCTTATCTACAACAACGTCACCAGCCATGGCGCGCAATTTACCACATGGTTATTATGTGCTCTGGTATTGATGGGGTTGTATCTGTTCTGGATCCGTACACCCAAAATCATCTTCAAGCAGAAAGGTTTTTTCTTCGCCAACGTCTGGATTGAATATAACCGCATTAAAGAGATGAATTTATCTGAAGACGGTGTATTAGTGATGCAATTAGAACATAGACGATTGCTGATTCGCGTACGAAATATAGACGATCTCGAGAGAATATATAAACTTTTAATTTCAAATCAGTAA
- a CDS encoding PTS mannose transporter subunit IID, whose amino-acid sequence MVDMTKTTTEKKLTPSDIRGVFIRSNLFQGSWNFERMQALGFCFSMVPAIRRLYPENNDARKQAIKRHLEFFNTHPYVAAPVLGVTLAMEEQRANGAEIDDGAINGIKVGLMGPLAGVGDPIFWGTVRPVFAALGAGIAMSGSLLGPLLFFILFNLVRLATRYYGVAYGYRKGVDIVKDMGGGFLQKLTEGASILGLFVMGALVNKWTHVNIPLVVSTITGQDGQTRVTTVQTILDQLMPGLVPLLLTFACMWLLRKKVNPLWIIVGFFVIGIAGYAVGLLGL is encoded by the coding sequence TGACTAAAACTACCACCGAGAAAAAACTCACTCCGAGTGACATTCGTGGCGTGTTCATTCGTTCTAACCTGTTTCAGGGTTCATGGAACTTCGAACGTATGCAGGCGCTGGGTTTCTGTTTCTCCATGGTGCCGGCTATCCGCCGCTTGTACCCGGAAAACAACGACGCACGTAAGCAGGCTATTAAGCGTCACCTGGAATTCTTTAACACCCATCCGTACGTAGCCGCTCCAGTACTGGGCGTTACGCTGGCGATGGAAGAACAGCGTGCAAACGGCGCAGAGATTGACGATGGTGCCATCAACGGTATCAAAGTTGGTCTGATGGGGCCGCTGGCAGGCGTGGGTGACCCGATCTTCTGGGGTACCGTTCGTCCGGTATTCGCCGCGCTCGGGGCAGGTATCGCGATGAGCGGCAGTCTGCTTGGGCCTTTGCTGTTCTTCATCCTGTTTAACCTGGTACGTCTGGCAACCCGTTATTACGGTGTGGCATATGGCTACCGTAAAGGTGTCGATATCGTAAAAGATATGGGCGGCGGCTTCCTGCAGAAACTGACTGAGGGGGCGTCAATCCTCGGCCTGTTTGTCATGGGGGCATTGGTTAACAAGTGGACGCACGTAAACATCCCGCTGGTGGTTTCCACTATTACCGGCCAGGATGGTCAGACTCGCGTCACCACCGTGCAGACTATCCTTGACCAGCTGATGCCGGGTCTGGTTCCTCTGCTGCTGACATTCGCCTGTATGTGGCTGCTGCGTAAGAAAGTGAACCCGCTGTGGATCATCGTTGGCTTCTTCGTCATCGGTATCGCGGGCTACGCTGTTGGACTGCTCGGCCTGTAA